A part of Ziziphus jujuba cultivar Dongzao chromosome 8, ASM3175591v1 genomic DNA contains:
- the LOC107414610 gene encoding uncharacterized protein LOC107414610, translating into MVMTGNVRNVGGATPLSSYSKMASNIQFPSPPLDMSGLNMDNKWVPDSAFNDLATSKNSASNFIETVNYPNAQVWNQEDIFSVVADLEDVTGCEGFHSLSSSPEIKSDSPNQNGREENSTRHLQDQIGLVRSKFQ; encoded by the exons ATGGTGATGACTGGAAACGTAAGAAACGTAGGCGGTGCTACACCTCTATCAAGttattcaaaaatggcatcCAATATTCAATTTCCTTCTCCTCCATTAGACATGTCAGGATTGAATATGGATAACAAATGGGTACCTGATTCTGCATTTAATGATTTGGCAACTTCAAAAAATTCAGCCAGTAATTTCATTGAAACAGTGAACTATCCAAATGCTCAAGTATGGAATCAGGAAg ACATATTTTCAGTTGTAGCAGATCTTGAAGATGTGACAGGTTGTGAAGGTTTCCATTCTCTATCTTCTAGTCCAGAAATTAAAAGTGATTCTCCAAATCAGAATGGCAGGG AGGAAAACTCAACGCGTCATCTTCAGGATCAGATAGGTCTGGTCAGAAGCAAATTCCAATGA
- the LOC107414608 gene encoding uncharacterized protein LOC107414608, with amino-acid sequence MECNKDEALRAKEIAERKFTERNYAGAKKFALKAQNLYPGLEGIPQMLMTLDVYISAENKINGEVDWYGILSVNPLADDDTIRKQYRKLALTLHPDKNKSLGAEGAFKLVSEAWTLLSDKSKRLAYNQLRNVKGFQQKFPTQTGGTSAPPSANGFQNFTSTVTSNASTQRSNSRTNSSPLPKKADTFWTVCNKCKTHYEYLRIYLNHTLLCPNCHEAFVALEKAPPPNVFKSSNWSRQQHQSSRHHSGSNNPYNSGRSFVGAQNSEPGVSSRQNSFNNTNFQWGAFSRTAGSGSTVASASAAAQAANVVQQASEKVKREREDGQSLAEWERNRLSRGMGNPSFKDKSLKKRKLDDNNLNSYGGFMANNMTIGNGRAGVQGVSEIRKGNAEIDKIFGCSGTYIKPNATRELSYIEIRNMLIEKARTDIQKMLEVWRSRTELDTKRRESVKEKSKVNKKQSMVNGDTRTQRYGRKKSVAGASSGDTEKGATAPMSINVPDPDFHNFDVDRTESSFGEDQVWAAYDDDDGMPRFYARIHKVISLRPFKMRISWLNSRTNSELGPIDWIGSGFTKTCGEFRTGRHEMSRTLNSFSHKVSWTKGTRGVVQIYPKKGEVWAIYKNWSPEWNEHTSEEVRHKYEMVEVLDDFSEEEGVSVALLIKVAGFKTVFEKNMDSQKVRRIPKEEMFQFSHQVPNCLLTGQEAHNAPKGCHELDPAATPLELLQVITEAHEAPAVENGIKEDEKVLKGVQKGEVNEASEAVSKTKEAEVTLNSEHIKDDRECCITR; translated from the coding sequence ATGGAGTGCAATAAAGATGAGGCACTCAGAGCTAAGGAGATCGCTGAGAGGAAGTTTACTGAAAGAAACTATGCTGGTGCCAAGAAGTTTGCATTGAAGGCTCAAAATTTATATCCTGGGCTTGAGGGTATACCCCAAATGCTGATGACGCTTGATGTGTACATCTCTGCAGAGAATAAAATTAATGGGGAAGTGGATTGGTATGGCATACTTAGCGTGAATCCCTTGGCTGATGATGATACAATTAGGAAACAATACAGAAAGTTAGCTCTAACGCTTCATCCTGATAAAAACAAGTCACTTGGTGCAGAGGGTGCTTTTAAGTTGGTTTCGGAGGCATGGACTTTGTTATCAGACAAGTCTAAGAGGCTAGCATATAATCAACTGAGGAATGTGAAAGGATTTCAACAGAAATTTCCAACACAGACTGGAGGTACATCTGCACCACCATCTGCAAATGGATTTCAGAACTTCACAAGTACTGTAACTTCCAATGCTAGTACTCAACGCAGTAACTCTCGAACAAATTCTTCCCCGTTACCTAAGAAAGCTGATACTTTCTGGACTGTTTGCAACAAGTGCAAGACACATTATGAGTATCTCCGGATTTATTTGAATCACACTCTCCTCTGCCCAAATTGTCATGAGGCCTTTGTGGCTTTAGAGAAGGCTCCGCCCCCCAATGTTTTCAAGTCATCAAATTGGTCTCGGCAACAGCATCAGAGTTCAAGACATCATTCTGGTAGTAATAACCCATATAATTCTGGAAGAAGCTTTGTGGGTGCTCAAAATTCAGAACCTGGTGTTTCCTCGCGTCAGAATTCATTCAATAACACAAACTTCCAGTGGGGTGCATTCTCGAGGACAGCTGGTTCTGGTAGCACAGTGGCATCAGCTTCAGCTGCTGCTCAAGCTGCAAATGTGGTTCAGCAGGCAAGTGAGAAGGTGAAGAGAGAGCGAGAGGATGGACAGTCTCTCGCTGAGTGGGAGAGGAATCGTCTTTCTAGGGGGATGGGTAATCCTTCTTTTAAAGACAAGTCCTTGAAGAAGAGAAAATTGGATGACAATAATTTGAATAGTTATGGAGGCTTCATGGCTAATAATATGACCATTGGAAATGGAAGAGCTGGTGTGCAAGGTGTGTCCGAAATAAGAAAAGGGAATGCTGAAATAGATAAAATCTTTGGTTGCTCTGGTACTTACATTAAGCCCAATGCCACAAGAGAGCTGTCATATATTGAAATACGGAATATGCTGATTGAGAAGGCAAGGACTGATATTCAAAAGATGCTCGAGGTATGGCGCTCAAGGACTGAATTAGATACCAAAAGGAGAGAGAGTGTGAAGGAGAAaagtaaagtaaataaaaaacagaGCATGGTGAATGGTGACACCCGCACTCAGAGATATGGGCGAAAGAAGTCAGTCGCTGGTGCTTCTTCTGGTGATACAGAAAAAGGTGCCACAGCACCAATGTCAATTAATGTCCCTGATCCtgattttcataattttgatGTAGACAGAACTGAAAGTTCCTTTGGTGAGGACCAAGTCTGGGCTgcatatgatgatgatgatgggatGCCTCGATTTTATGCTCGCATTCATAAAGTGATCTCTTTGAGGCCATTTAAGATGCGGATCAGCTGGCTAAACTCCAGAACCAACAGTGAATTGGGACCCATTGACTGGATAGGTTCAGGCTTTACCAAAACCTGTGGGGAATTTAGAACTGGCAGACATGAAATGTCTCGGACATTAAACTCTTTCTCACACAAGGTTAGTTGGACAAAAGGAACACGTGGTGTGGTTCAGATATATCCCAAGAAAGGGGAAGTTTGGGCCATTTATAAAAATTGGTCTCCCGAGTGGAATGAGCATACCTCTGAGGAAGTGAGACACAAATATGAGATGGTGGAAGTGCTCGATGATTTTAGCGAGGAGGAAGGTGTTTCTGTTGCTCTTCTAATCAAGGTTGCTGGCTTCAAAACAGTGTTTGAAAAGAACATGGATTCCCAAAAGGTGAGGAGAATTCCTAAAGAAGAGATGTTTCAGTTCTCGCATCAGGTCCCTAATTGCTTGCTAACAGGCCAAGAAGCTCATAATGCTCCGAAGGGGTGCCACGAGT